In the Girardinichthys multiradiatus isolate DD_20200921_A chromosome 4, DD_fGirMul_XY1, whole genome shotgun sequence genome, one interval contains:
- the caprin1a gene encoding caprin-1a isoform X2, with amino-acid sequence MPSAAVGNNAVQCAIPDLGNGSHSETMKQFLGVIDKKVRNMEKKKSKLDDYQARKNKGERLNQDQLEALSKYQEIINNLDFARELQKSFLALGQEVQKAVKKSARREQLQREEMEQRRLKTVLELQYLLDQLGEDSVRQDLKRPDESGSPLLTDADLASFDEFYKLVGPDRTCDVRLTDQYEEASQHLWSLLEVREKPVAGTTYKSLRETLDKLLLSGYFNRAETKQNGACETEETPEEQTAVDEPAVTGEQPPEPGPTNENYTEPVQVETTEFFNRQFVPESTYSNTDKDQVEEWTVEAQMNSLQHHPPAQLTSEPTIAGNQAAPSPATDAVVRKQALQDLMAQMQGTYNFMQESVLEFDGQALDPAIVSAQPMKPLQNVDLQQMGDPSIHSEPRLPQITIVSGAQESSQTSMSLSSEQSSAPCSLSTAFPPVSKHIHSGGINVNAAPFQSVQAVFNMNAPVPPPTDGQAEALKQSSQFPGGYGQGFNNQSENTVEQPEMPQERLQSVVGGFQPQDQVMPSAGGHDDPSAGSGFGQSSQSFYSSRGAPRGGPRNTRGIMNGYRGSSNGFRGGYEGYRATFSNAPSSSGYGQTQFNTSRDYSNSSYQREGYQQGFKRGPAQGSRGLSRANAQAMRS; translated from the exons ATGCCTTCGGCAGCGGTTGGCAACAATGCTGTCCAGTGTGCCATTCCAGACCTGGGAAATGGAAGTCATTCTGAGACCATGAAGCAGTTTCTTGGTGTCATTGACAAAAAGGTCCGGaatatggaaaagaaaaag TCCAAACTTGATGACTATCAGGCCAGAAAGAATAAGGGAGAAAGACTGAACCAGGATCAGCTG GAAGCCTTGTCGAAGTATCAAGAGATCATCAACAACCTTGACTTTGCTCGAGAACTCCAGAAGAGCTTCTTGGCTTTGGGCCAAGAG GTCCAAAAGGCAGTGAAGAAGTCTGCACGACGAGAGCAGCTACAGCGGGAGGAGATGGAGCAACGGCGGTTGAAGACGGTTCTGGAGCTTCAGTATTTATTGGACCAGTTAGGGGAGGACAGCGTGCGACAGGACCTTAAAAGACCTGATGAATCTGGTTCCCCTCTGCTCACAGATGCAGACCTGGCATCTTTTGATGAGTTTTATAAACTGGTGGGACCTGATCGGACCTGTGATGTCAG ATTGACCGACCAGTATGAAGAGGCCTCACAACACTTGTGGTCGTTGCTCGAGGTTCGAGAAAAGCCTGTAGCGGGAACTACAT ACAAGTCACTGAGGGAGACTCTGGACAAGCTGCTGCTAAGTGGTTACTTTAACAGAGCAGAAACTAAACAGAATGGAGCCTGTGAGACAGAAGAGACACCAGAAGAGCAGACTGCTGTGGATGAACCTGCAGTTACTGGGGAGCAGCCACCTGAACCTG GACCAACAAATGAAAACTACACAGAGCCTGTCCAAGTGGAAACTACAGAG TTTTTTAACAGGCAGTTTGTTCCAGAAAGTACATACAGTAACACCGACAAAGACCAAGTGGAGGAGTGGACCGTGGAGGCTCAG ATGAATTCCCTCCAGCATCACCCCCCTGCACAGCTGACTTCAGAGCCCACCATTGCAGGGAACCAAGCCGCTCCCTCTCCTGCCACTGACGCTGTGGTCAGAAAGCAGGCGTTGCAGGATCTCATGGCCCAAATGCAAGGGACTTACAACTTTATGCAG GAATCTGTGTTGGAATTCGACGGCCAGGCTCTGGACCCAGCCATCGTGTCTGCCCAGCCAATGAAACCTTTGCAGAATGTTGACCTGCAGCAGATGGGTGATCCTTCAA TCCACTCAGAACCCAGGCTTCCTCAGATAACTATTGTATCTGGAGCACAAGAATCCTCCCAA ACCTCTATGTCTCTGTCATCTGAACAGTCTTCTGCCCCATGTTCCCTGTCTACCGCCTTCCCACCTGTCTCCAAACATATCCACTCCGGAGGCATCAATGTGAACgcagcacctttccagtcagtGCAAGCG GTGTTTAACATGAATGCACCTGTACCTCCACCCACTGATGGCCAAGCAGAAGCTCTGAAGCAGTCCAGCCAGTTTCCTGGTGGCTATGGTCAGGGCTTTAACAACCAGTCAGAGAACACTGTAGAGCAGCCGGAAATGCCCCAGGAAAGATTACAGTCAG TTGTTGGTGGATTCCAGCCTCAAGACCAGGTCATGCCATCAGCCGGAGGTCATGATGATCCCTCTGCAGGATCTGGATTCGGGCAGTCCAGCCAGTCATTTTACAGCAGCAGAGGTGCCCCCAGGGGAGGACCCAGAAACACCCGTGGCATTATGAATGGATATAGGGGCTCTTCAAATGGATTTAGAG GTGGTTATGAAGGATATCGTGCTACGTTTTCAAATGCTCCCTCCAGCAGTGGTTATGGCCAAACCCAGTTTAACACATCTCGGGACTATTCCAACAGTAGCTACCAGCGT GAGGGATATCAGCAAGGCTTCAAGCGGGGACCTGCCCAAGGATCTCGAGGCCTGTCCCGGGCCAATGCTCAAGCAATGCGATCCTAA
- the caprin1a gene encoding caprin-1a isoform X1, which produces MPSAAVGNNAVQCAIPDLGNGSHSETMKQFLGVIDKKVRNMEKKKSKLDDYQARKNKGERLNQDQLEALSKYQEIINNLDFARELQKSFLALGQEVQKAVKKSARREQLQREEMEQRRLKTVLELQYLLDQLGEDSVRQDLKRPDESGSPLLTDADLASFDEFYKLVGPDRTCDVRLTDQYEEASQHLWSLLEVREKPVAGTTYKSLRETLDKLLLSGYFNRAETKQNGACETEETPEEQTAVDEPAVTGEQPPEPEGPTNENYTEPVQVETTEFFNRQFVPESTYSNTDKDQVEEWTVEAQMNSLQHHPPAQLTSEPTIAGNQAAPSPATDAVVRKQALQDLMAQMQGTYNFMQESVLEFDGQALDPAIVSAQPMKPLQNVDLQQMGDPSIHSEPRLPQITIVSGAQESSQTSMSLSSEQSSAPCSLSTAFPPVSKHIHSGGINVNAAPFQSVQAVFNMNAPVPPPTDGQAEALKQSSQFPGGYGQGFNNQSENTVEQPEMPQERLQSVVGGFQPQDQVMPSAGGHDDPSAGSGFGQSSQSFYSSRGAPRGGPRNTRGIMNGYRGSSNGFRGGYEGYRATFSNAPSSSGYGQTQFNTSRDYSNSSYQREGYQQGFKRGPAQGSRGLSRANAQAMRS; this is translated from the exons ATGCCTTCGGCAGCGGTTGGCAACAATGCTGTCCAGTGTGCCATTCCAGACCTGGGAAATGGAAGTCATTCTGAGACCATGAAGCAGTTTCTTGGTGTCATTGACAAAAAGGTCCGGaatatggaaaagaaaaag TCCAAACTTGATGACTATCAGGCCAGAAAGAATAAGGGAGAAAGACTGAACCAGGATCAGCTG GAAGCCTTGTCGAAGTATCAAGAGATCATCAACAACCTTGACTTTGCTCGAGAACTCCAGAAGAGCTTCTTGGCTTTGGGCCAAGAG GTCCAAAAGGCAGTGAAGAAGTCTGCACGACGAGAGCAGCTACAGCGGGAGGAGATGGAGCAACGGCGGTTGAAGACGGTTCTGGAGCTTCAGTATTTATTGGACCAGTTAGGGGAGGACAGCGTGCGACAGGACCTTAAAAGACCTGATGAATCTGGTTCCCCTCTGCTCACAGATGCAGACCTGGCATCTTTTGATGAGTTTTATAAACTGGTGGGACCTGATCGGACCTGTGATGTCAG ATTGACCGACCAGTATGAAGAGGCCTCACAACACTTGTGGTCGTTGCTCGAGGTTCGAGAAAAGCCTGTAGCGGGAACTACAT ACAAGTCACTGAGGGAGACTCTGGACAAGCTGCTGCTAAGTGGTTACTTTAACAGAGCAGAAACTAAACAGAATGGAGCCTGTGAGACAGAAGAGACACCAGAAGAGCAGACTGCTGTGGATGAACCTGCAGTTACTGGGGAGCAGCCACCTGAACCTG AAGGACCAACAAATGAAAACTACACAGAGCCTGTCCAAGTGGAAACTACAGAG TTTTTTAACAGGCAGTTTGTTCCAGAAAGTACATACAGTAACACCGACAAAGACCAAGTGGAGGAGTGGACCGTGGAGGCTCAG ATGAATTCCCTCCAGCATCACCCCCCTGCACAGCTGACTTCAGAGCCCACCATTGCAGGGAACCAAGCCGCTCCCTCTCCTGCCACTGACGCTGTGGTCAGAAAGCAGGCGTTGCAGGATCTCATGGCCCAAATGCAAGGGACTTACAACTTTATGCAG GAATCTGTGTTGGAATTCGACGGCCAGGCTCTGGACCCAGCCATCGTGTCTGCCCAGCCAATGAAACCTTTGCAGAATGTTGACCTGCAGCAGATGGGTGATCCTTCAA TCCACTCAGAACCCAGGCTTCCTCAGATAACTATTGTATCTGGAGCACAAGAATCCTCCCAA ACCTCTATGTCTCTGTCATCTGAACAGTCTTCTGCCCCATGTTCCCTGTCTACCGCCTTCCCACCTGTCTCCAAACATATCCACTCCGGAGGCATCAATGTGAACgcagcacctttccagtcagtGCAAGCG GTGTTTAACATGAATGCACCTGTACCTCCACCCACTGATGGCCAAGCAGAAGCTCTGAAGCAGTCCAGCCAGTTTCCTGGTGGCTATGGTCAGGGCTTTAACAACCAGTCAGAGAACACTGTAGAGCAGCCGGAAATGCCCCAGGAAAGATTACAGTCAG TTGTTGGTGGATTCCAGCCTCAAGACCAGGTCATGCCATCAGCCGGAGGTCATGATGATCCCTCTGCAGGATCTGGATTCGGGCAGTCCAGCCAGTCATTTTACAGCAGCAGAGGTGCCCCCAGGGGAGGACCCAGAAACACCCGTGGCATTATGAATGGATATAGGGGCTCTTCAAATGGATTTAGAG GTGGTTATGAAGGATATCGTGCTACGTTTTCAAATGCTCCCTCCAGCAGTGGTTATGGCCAAACCCAGTTTAACACATCTCGGGACTATTCCAACAGTAGCTACCAGCGT GAGGGATATCAGCAAGGCTTCAAGCGGGGACCTGCCCAAGGATCTCGAGGCCTGTCCCGGGCCAATGCTCAAGCAATGCGATCCTAA
- the caprin1a gene encoding caprin-1a isoform X3 → MPSAAVGNNAVQCAIPDLGNGSHSETMKQFLGVIDKKVRNMEKKKSKLDDYQARKNKGERLNQDQLEALSKYQEIINNLDFARELQKSFLALGQEVQKAVKKSARREQLQREEMEQRRLKTVLELQYLLDQLGEDSVRQDLKRPDESGSPLLTDADLASFDEFYKLVGPDRTCDVRLTDQYEEASQHLWSLLEVREKPVAGTTYKSLRETLDKLLLSGYFNRAETKQNGACETEETPEEQTAVDEPAVTGEQPPEPEGPTNENYTEPVQVETTEFFNRQFVPESTYSNTDKDQVEEWTVEAQMNSLQHHPPAQLTSEPTIAGNQAAPSPATDAVVRKQALQDLMAQMQGTYNFMQESVLEFDGQALDPAIVSAQPMKPLQNVDLQQMGDPSIHSEPRLPQITIVSGAQESSQVFNMNAPVPPPTDGQAEALKQSSQFPGGYGQGFNNQSENTVEQPEMPQERLQSVVGGFQPQDQVMPSAGGHDDPSAGSGFGQSSQSFYSSRGAPRGGPRNTRGIMNGYRGSSNGFRGGYEGYRATFSNAPSSSGYGQTQFNTSRDYSNSSYQREGYQQGFKRGPAQGSRGLSRANAQAMRS, encoded by the exons ATGCCTTCGGCAGCGGTTGGCAACAATGCTGTCCAGTGTGCCATTCCAGACCTGGGAAATGGAAGTCATTCTGAGACCATGAAGCAGTTTCTTGGTGTCATTGACAAAAAGGTCCGGaatatggaaaagaaaaag TCCAAACTTGATGACTATCAGGCCAGAAAGAATAAGGGAGAAAGACTGAACCAGGATCAGCTG GAAGCCTTGTCGAAGTATCAAGAGATCATCAACAACCTTGACTTTGCTCGAGAACTCCAGAAGAGCTTCTTGGCTTTGGGCCAAGAG GTCCAAAAGGCAGTGAAGAAGTCTGCACGACGAGAGCAGCTACAGCGGGAGGAGATGGAGCAACGGCGGTTGAAGACGGTTCTGGAGCTTCAGTATTTATTGGACCAGTTAGGGGAGGACAGCGTGCGACAGGACCTTAAAAGACCTGATGAATCTGGTTCCCCTCTGCTCACAGATGCAGACCTGGCATCTTTTGATGAGTTTTATAAACTGGTGGGACCTGATCGGACCTGTGATGTCAG ATTGACCGACCAGTATGAAGAGGCCTCACAACACTTGTGGTCGTTGCTCGAGGTTCGAGAAAAGCCTGTAGCGGGAACTACAT ACAAGTCACTGAGGGAGACTCTGGACAAGCTGCTGCTAAGTGGTTACTTTAACAGAGCAGAAACTAAACAGAATGGAGCCTGTGAGACAGAAGAGACACCAGAAGAGCAGACTGCTGTGGATGAACCTGCAGTTACTGGGGAGCAGCCACCTGAACCTG AAGGACCAACAAATGAAAACTACACAGAGCCTGTCCAAGTGGAAACTACAGAG TTTTTTAACAGGCAGTTTGTTCCAGAAAGTACATACAGTAACACCGACAAAGACCAAGTGGAGGAGTGGACCGTGGAGGCTCAG ATGAATTCCCTCCAGCATCACCCCCCTGCACAGCTGACTTCAGAGCCCACCATTGCAGGGAACCAAGCCGCTCCCTCTCCTGCCACTGACGCTGTGGTCAGAAAGCAGGCGTTGCAGGATCTCATGGCCCAAATGCAAGGGACTTACAACTTTATGCAG GAATCTGTGTTGGAATTCGACGGCCAGGCTCTGGACCCAGCCATCGTGTCTGCCCAGCCAATGAAACCTTTGCAGAATGTTGACCTGCAGCAGATGGGTGATCCTTCAA TCCACTCAGAACCCAGGCTTCCTCAGATAACTATTGTATCTGGAGCACAAGAATCCTCCCAA GTGTTTAACATGAATGCACCTGTACCTCCACCCACTGATGGCCAAGCAGAAGCTCTGAAGCAGTCCAGCCAGTTTCCTGGTGGCTATGGTCAGGGCTTTAACAACCAGTCAGAGAACACTGTAGAGCAGCCGGAAATGCCCCAGGAAAGATTACAGTCAG TTGTTGGTGGATTCCAGCCTCAAGACCAGGTCATGCCATCAGCCGGAGGTCATGATGATCCCTCTGCAGGATCTGGATTCGGGCAGTCCAGCCAGTCATTTTACAGCAGCAGAGGTGCCCCCAGGGGAGGACCCAGAAACACCCGTGGCATTATGAATGGATATAGGGGCTCTTCAAATGGATTTAGAG GTGGTTATGAAGGATATCGTGCTACGTTTTCAAATGCTCCCTCCAGCAGTGGTTATGGCCAAACCCAGTTTAACACATCTCGGGACTATTCCAACAGTAGCTACCAGCGT GAGGGATATCAGCAAGGCTTCAAGCGGGGACCTGCCCAAGGATCTCGAGGCCTGTCCCGGGCCAATGCTCAAGCAATGCGATCCTAA